The Marinilongibacter aquaticus genome has a window encoding:
- a CDS encoding phosphoribosylaminoimidazolesuccinocarboxamide synthase — protein sequence MNVLKQADFKFEGQKGHYRGKVRDVFDFGDEVLMIASDRISAFDVILPKAIPCKGQVLNQIAEKFLKATADIVPNWLQAVPDPNASYGIKCETFPVEMVVRGYLVGHAWREYRSGKRAVCGVPLPEGLKENDKLPEPIITPTTKAKEGHDEDISREEIIARGIVEENKYEQLEKYALALFQRGTEMAATQGLILVDTKYEFGEKDGTIYLIDEIHTPDSSRYFYSDAYAENLAQGLPQKQLSKEFVREWLIANGFQGKEGQNVPEMTEDKCNEISERYIELYEKVTGESFIPMNNTDIYSRIEQNINSFLSKKA from the coding sequence ATGAACGTTTTAAAACAAGCTGATTTTAAATTTGAAGGCCAAAAAGGGCATTATAGAGGCAAAGTAAGAGATGTCTTCGATTTCGGAGATGAGGTTTTGATGATCGCATCCGATCGCATTTCGGCATTCGATGTCATTCTCCCCAAAGCCATTCCCTGCAAAGGACAAGTATTGAACCAGATTGCAGAAAAATTCCTGAAAGCCACGGCCGATATTGTACCCAATTGGCTGCAAGCCGTACCCGATCCCAACGCTTCTTACGGCATAAAATGTGAAACGTTCCCCGTCGAAATGGTGGTACGCGGCTATTTGGTTGGGCATGCTTGGCGTGAATACCGCAGCGGCAAAAGAGCAGTTTGTGGTGTGCCCTTGCCCGAAGGGCTCAAAGAAAACGACAAACTTCCCGAACCCATCATTACACCCACGACGAAAGCCAAAGAAGGACACGACGAAGACATTTCAAGAGAAGAAATCATTGCCCGTGGTATAGTGGAAGAAAACAAGTACGAACAATTGGAAAAATACGCCCTGGCCCTTTTCCAAAGAGGAACAGAAATGGCTGCGACACAAGGCCTTATACTTGTAGACACCAAATATGAATTTGGCGAAAAAGACGGCACAATCTATCTGATCGACGAAATTCATACACCCGATTCTTCGCGTTATTTCTATTCCGATGCCTACGCCGAAAACTTGGCACAAGGTTTGCCTCAGAAACAATTGTCGAAAGAATTTGTAAGAGAATGGCTAATTGCCAATGGGTTTCAAGGGAAAGAAGGCCAAAATGTGCCTGAAATGACTGAGGATAAATGCAATGAAATAAGCGAACGCTACATCGAATTGTACGAAAAAGTTACGGGAGAGTCGTTTATTCCTATGAATAATACGGATATTTACAGCAGAATTGAGCAGAACATCAATTCTTTCCTTTCGAAAAAAGCGTAA
- a CDS encoding pyridoxal phosphate-dependent aminotransferase, translating to MNYLKSDRLNNLSYAIRGPIFDKAEDLAAHGHKIIHLNIGNPAPFGFDVPDEIMEDMIMNLRNAQGYSHHLGIFPARKAVMHYTQQIGIPNVRIEDIFIGNGVSELIVMTLQALLNPNDEILIPSPDYPLWTTAVGLSGGKAVHYVCDEASDWNPDVADIASKITPKTKGIVLINPNNPTGAVYEKDVLKEIVKLAEEHNLIVFSDEIYDKILYDGHTHVPTASLSEDVLFMTYGGLSKNYRATGFRGGWVIASGAKHKAKSYLEGINLLASMRLCANVPAQYAIQTALGGYQSISDLVAENGRLKKQRDLIHYRLTDIPGISCVKPKGALYVFPKIDLNKFDFKSDEDFTLRLLTEHKVLVVPGSGFNAFDQSHFRIVFLPGLDTLNRAVNEMEELFAEARVPQKAALPV from the coding sequence ATGAATTACCTAAAGAGCGACCGACTGAACAATCTTTCTTATGCCATTCGAGGCCCCATTTTCGATAAGGCAGAAGATTTGGCGGCACATGGGCATAAGATCATCCATTTGAATATAGGCAACCCTGCCCCTTTTGGCTTCGATGTGCCCGATGAAATAATGGAAGACATGATCATGAACCTGCGTAATGCTCAAGGTTATTCGCACCATCTTGGCATTTTCCCCGCCCGCAAGGCTGTGATGCACTATACGCAGCAAATCGGTATTCCCAATGTACGCATTGAAGACATCTTCATCGGCAATGGCGTGAGCGAACTGATTGTCATGACCTTGCAAGCTTTGCTCAATCCAAACGATGAAATACTTATTCCTTCACCCGATTATCCATTGTGGACAACCGCCGTTGGACTTTCTGGCGGGAAAGCCGTGCATTATGTTTGCGACGAAGCTTCGGATTGGAATCCGGATGTAGCCGACATTGCTTCGAAAATCACTCCAAAAACAAAGGGTATTGTACTGATCAATCCCAACAACCCTACGGGAGCGGTGTATGAAAAAGACGTGCTGAAGGAGATCGTCAAATTGGCCGAGGAACATAATTTGATCGTCTTTTCCGACGAGATTTACGATAAAATACTGTACGATGGGCATACGCATGTGCCCACAGCTTCTTTGAGTGAAGACGTACTTTTCATGACCTACGGTGGACTTTCAAAAAACTACAGAGCCACTGGTTTTCGTGGTGGCTGGGTAATTGCCAGCGGTGCAAAACACAAAGCCAAAAGCTATCTCGAAGGCATAAATTTGCTGGCCAGCATGCGTCTCTGTGCCAATGTGCCCGCACAGTATGCCATTCAAACGGCTCTTGGTGGATACCAAAGTATCAGTGATCTAGTGGCCGAAAACGGCCGCTTGAAAAAGCAAAGAGACCTTATTCACTATCGCCTAACCGATATTCCGGGTATTTCTTGCGTGAAACCCAAAGGAGCATTGTATGTATTTCCAAAAATCGATTTGAACAAATTCGATTTCAAATCGGATGAAGATTTCACTTTACGCTTGCTTACAGAACACAAAGTTTTGGTGGTACCGGGTTCGGGCTTCAATGCCTTCGATCAATCGCACTTCCGAATCGTGTTCTTGCCCGGTTTGGATACCCTGAACAGGGCTGTAAACGAAATGGAAGAGCTTTTTGCTGAAGCAAGGGTGCCGCAAAAGGCGGCTCTTCCGGTTTAA
- a CDS encoding DUF456 domain-containing protein, with amino-acid sequence MDILLLILSLVCLLVGLAGSVLPLPGPPLSFVGLIVLHYSKFAHFSENTFIAFGLATLAVTVLDYYVPIWGTKKFGGTKAGVRGSTAGMLIGLFTGPWGIFIGAFLGALLGEMIWGDRPNALKAAIGSFAGFAAGIAMKLTLCLFMLYYAAREIFSYFQ; translated from the coding sequence ATGGATATCCTGCTGCTCATCTTGTCCTTGGTTTGTTTATTGGTGGGTTTGGCAGGTTCAGTTTTACCTTTACCCGGCCCACCTTTAAGCTTCGTGGGTTTGATTGTATTACACTATTCCAAATTCGCTCACTTTAGCGAAAATACGTTTATCGCCTTTGGTTTGGCCACTTTGGCCGTTACGGTGCTCGATTACTATGTGCCCATTTGGGGCACCAAAAAGTTTGGGGGTACAAAAGCGGGCGTAAGAGGTTCAACTGCAGGCATGCTCATCGGTTTGTTTACCGGCCCATGGGGCATTTTCATCGGAGCCTTTTTGGGTGCTTTATTGGGTGAAATGATCTGGGGCGACCGCCCAAATGCTTTAAAAGCTGCAATTGGTAGTTTCGCGGGTTTTGCTGCCGGCATAGCCATGAAACTGACGCTCTGCCTGTTTATGCTCTACTACGCAGCACGCGAAATCTTCTCCTATTTTCAATAG
- a CDS encoding vWA domain-containing protein encodes MNWAKSISLTEIAFLLVFLLIYGFYFWRTKEIGKAIGKASRVRLLKFVWRAVYFTLFVMALLGPSFGKTETEVRFSSQNILLAIDLSASMNTSDVAPNRLEKVKLELYNLLNNVKNNRVGLILFSDRAYWQIPFTYDTQLVREYISALDTEIMPSSGSNLNAPLRLINEKIKPSTKACLTLIVSDGESFEAPDMALINTLKTKQVEFMFLGVGTENGGSVQYKGQELKQEDGSPIRSHLKVDELQAFSQALDAPLFFLKNDFSELSKVNTEIQKSQNIVLPGRKRLVINNKYSIFLLIGFMLAALDFMVPIKVFRL; translated from the coding sequence ATGAATTGGGCCAAATCCATTTCGCTGACTGAAATTGCATTTTTGCTCGTGTTCTTGCTGATCTATGGTTTTTACTTTTGGCGAACAAAAGAAATCGGGAAAGCCATCGGAAAAGCCTCTAGGGTACGTTTGTTGAAATTTGTTTGGCGTGCCGTTTATTTTACACTTTTCGTCATGGCTCTCTTGGGGCCGAGTTTTGGCAAAACGGAAACCGAAGTGCGATTCAGTTCGCAAAACATTCTTTTAGCGATCGACCTTTCGGCCTCCATGAATACCAGCGACGTAGCCCCGAACAGGCTTGAAAAAGTAAAGCTGGAATTGTACAATTTGCTAAACAATGTAAAAAACAACCGCGTGGGCCTTATCCTTTTCAGCGATCGGGCCTATTGGCAGATACCCTTTACTTACGACACCCAATTGGTTCGGGAATACATTTCGGCCCTGGACACGGAAATCATGCCCAGCAGCGGCAGTAATTTGAACGCCCCGCTTCGTTTGATCAACGAGAAGATCAAACCTTCTACCAAAGCTTGCCTTACGCTCATTGTAAGCGACGGAGAAAGCTTTGAAGCTCCTGATATGGCCTTGATCAACACCTTAAAGACCAAACAAGTGGAATTCATGTTCCTGGGTGTGGGTACCGAAAACGGAGGTTCCGTGCAGTACAAAGGCCAAGAATTGAAACAAGAGGACGGTTCTCCTATCCGCTCTCACTTGAAAGTAGACGAACTCCAGGCCTTCAGTCAAGCTTTGGATGCTCCGCTTTTTTTCTTGAAAAACGACTTTTCCGAACTTTCAAAAGTAAATACGGAAATACAAAAAAGTCAGAATATTGTATTGCCGGGAAGAAAACGCTTGGTCATAAACAACAAATACAGTATTTTCCTACTCATCGGTTTCATGTTGGCCGCCTTGGATTTCATGGTGCCCATAAAAGTCTTTAGATTATAA